In Citrus sinensis cultivar Valencia sweet orange chromosome 3, DVS_A1.0, whole genome shotgun sequence, the sequence ATGATAGCTTGATATGAGCCTATCGAGAAATAATGATTAACTATTACTCAGCAAATAGAGATAATTATGCTTGAAAAGCACAACCCAGAGCCATCGGCAAACACAACCTACAGGGCtcattatatacatatagatACATGTTAACACCAGAAAACTTTGTTTTAAGACATGAAGTAGATAGGTGTAAAATTAGCTTACATTGAGTAGAGAATATTACGGAGTAAACTACACAGGGGAAGGGGAAGCTGAATATGACTGGAACAAATAAGATAAGATCTTTTTGTAGTCACCGATTTGAGTACTGGTGTTTGGATCAATTAGATAGGGCACCTGAAAAAGTTACAgcaaaatttccattttagGCTTCGAAATCAGAATATCAGACATGCACTCATGAAAAGACATACATGCTGTGAGAAAGCATGCAATGCCACATTTCTTGGCAACAAGAGCAACTTAAGTTCACTGAATATGTAGCtacaagattattaaatattatctgGAACAAACCTCTTTGGATCCAGTTATATCGACAAGCAACTTTGTTCGGGAAGACCCGTCTCCCACATTCTGAAGGATGTAAGGAAGCTCCAATTCACATAGTGCCTCACGCACAATTCGTGCATACTGGGAATAATGTAGAGGAAAAAGGCGGAAATGATTATGCATGGCATAGGAGAAAGAATAAGTACAGGAGAAAAACATGTTGAAGAGGTATCCTGCACTATCACCTCATGCATAGAGAATCTATATATGTGTGGTAACCCAATCATGTGAaaagtgaaattattataggaaaaacattttatttcttactgGATTGTTCTCATATGAGAAAAGTTCCAACTTTTTGGAAGGGGGGTCTGGCCTGGCCTTCTCCCATAATGTCATTCCTCTACCTGCTCGAAAAATTGTTGGCATCCATCCCGTCATCAATGTGCTGCATGACGCAATATGTTGAACAAGACACACAGAAAGAGTATTGAATATTAGAGTTGAACAAACTCTTAAAACTAATTAGCGAACCGAGCAACAAATTTGGTATCAGCCTCAAGGATAATATTACATGAGCTCCTAATCCCTGGCCAATACACTTTCATGCTAATTGTGATTCCGGAATTCATGCTTGGAATGTACACTCCTACAGAATATGAGATTTTTGCAAACAAATGTTGAGCACCTTTCCAACAGCCCTGTCGAAGGGCTTCTTCCTTTACCATACTGCTGAAATAGGTAGTTGACAATATCAcctataaaagaaaagtaaaaaggagaaaagaaaaagaaagaagaatgcATTAAACAAAACTTTAAAAGTGACAAACTAAGGTCAACAAGAGCATTAACATAGGATAGATATATAAAAGCAACACATATGGGttcattgataattaaaaagtgCAAGTTCACCAAACTAAATCCcaaaaatcaagaaatgaaaatttcactTTTTCCATATTTTGTCATTATTGTCCTCGGTACAGAATAATATAAAGCTGAAGCACTCataaggaaaaatgaaagggAGTgagaaattcatttgtaaaGGAATTGTTATCAGTAAACACAACGTACCACTCTCATACATTGAAACACCAGTATTTGGGTCAATCAGGAAAGGGAACCTGCATTGAAATTTTCGTAACTGTACAAAATATGCAGAGAAAAAGTGAAACAATATGACAAATAAAGTGAATAAAACAAATGATCTTTTGCAAGAATAATGCATCTTTGAAATAGTTCAAGGAGATCCAGAGCATGCATATTCCTGAGTTTAACCTTCAAGATGATCCAACATGCATAATGACAGTTGATAATTTATccaattcttaaaaaatttcctCAGGAGAAGTGCGGCACTAacttatcaaaaataaaacaagcaACAGCTTcgtgataaaaataaaaactaaaggGCAGAACCACATACTGTTCTTTCCCGCCTAATCTTCTGACCATTTCTCTATGTCTAATGGAGCCTTTTGGACAAGGAAATACCTGTTCATACATCCACTAAGCTGACATCAGAAAAGCCAAATGACAATTAATCAGCGGGTAGATAAATATAGTTGTTTAAGGAAAAAAGGTATATTGATTACAGAAGAGTTCTATACCtacattcaaatttaagcaGGCAAATTCTTTTGCAAAGTTAGGCAAACACCACAAAGCTTAAATTTgtctcccttttttttctttaaatcgCAATAGAGCAACctgataattaaattagagTAGGCTAACCAACCACATTATTGCAAATCTCAATATCAGTGATCAAAGTCAAAATTAGACTTACCCAGTCCAATGTCCAAACTCTTGAACAGGCAGAAGAATCAacataatataaagaaaattaaaatctacttGACATTACATGCTCCAATGGCATGTGCTTTAAGGCCTAGGTGAAAACTGGGTAATCTTCAGCCTAGACGCACCTTTAACAGCTATGCTAGCAGATGACGTAAAAGTAGCCAACAGAAATGCAAGAGGACACAGTTCTATCATACTGCAACATGTTTATGGTCATCACCAACTCCTTAGGCATTCTCTGCTCACTGAAATCCTTGTGGTATATAGAGCAAGAACAAAAAAAGTTCCAGGAGTTGAGGTCCTCTACTTTTATGAAGTGAAAGATTGCTGCATTAGATTCATACTATTTCAGTAGTCCCAAAGGGAGAGAGAGGAGGACATGTTTTGCtttaaatattaatcctaGGAGATTCAGGGAAAAATAAAGTTTCTCCCAAAGTTCATGAtaaatcatgaaaaaatttctgCATTGAGCTATCAAAGTAAATGGCCAGAGCATAATAGACTAGAAAGCAAAGAGAAATTAACTGCTCAAAAAAGGGCCGGAAGAGCAACTATAGAATATTggaaatcaaatgaaatagCAGAGTTCCAATTTAGATTTTGTGCCCATTTCTCACCTCTACAGAAAGATCTAGCTCAGTTATGGCTTCCCGAACCCTCCGGCAAAAGGGGCATGCCTCTGTTGATAGAAGATGTTAATAAAGCTCATCTTGGGACTTTTATAATCCCTATGGTCTATGGATAttaactcaaattttaaatatgcaGTATGATAATCTTTAttaactcaaattttaaatatgcaGTATGATAATCTTTGTCTCATGTATAATGACTCAGCCAGGAGTCTccttatcttaaaaaatattgcaacATAATATGTCTTGGCTAAGATGTTGAGTGCATCTTAGCGATGACATTAcaagggtttagggtttacgGTCCACATCAAAATTGATACTCCATATTGTCTTGATAAATGGTTTAAATCATAAAGCTAATATTCCCATATTTTTAAACCAACTGCTAtacttattcttttttatcatGCATGGGCAGACGAGCATTGGTAATAACAAGTATTGATTGTACAATCACTAAGAAGTTTACCAAATTCAAACAGTTGCAAACGCGTGGGAGAGTCTGAATTACTGATCTCTTGGGTATCTGAACCCTCTGATAATGATCTTGATCCCCATGGTAATCTTGCCAAGGTAGACAGAGAAGATGTTGCCACCTATTATTTAGCAACAAAAAAAGAGGAATGGGGATCTGTTAGAAGATTTAAGTTGTTCGGAAATTGAGAATCTTTAGAATTACTTCAatgaaatatttatgcaagCATGTAAAGAATTCTCCCCAGCCCCTGAGTGCACAAGTAGCATGCAAATGATACCTTATGTTATTAAGACATAAAAGATTGGAAATCCTCTACGATCCGCCAGCACTCTCACTATGAAtgcaaaacaagaaaatatctAAAGTAAATACCTCCAAAGTGTCATTTCGCTCACGAGAAGGATCTCCTCCCTGCAATGTAACATGAACACACTAGTGaagtgaaggaaaaaaatcatcaaactACTAATATCATACCCTAATATGTCATCCAAAACTACTAATGTTTACTAATATTCTTGAAAATGTGTAATTGGAAAATATAAGCATAAAACTTATTAACACAATTGATCGACCAACTTTGGACGAATAAGAGTATCCTTCTTGAGaatatcaaatgagaaacaaaATCATATGAAAATAGAAACAGCTTTAGTATTGTTCATTCATGACTAGTTATTGTCATACAGTTTATTCGTATTAAGAGGCATATTAAGTGTATGCACAATGAAGCCCCTGATATCATAAGCTACCGAATACAAGTGGGCGGATAGTTGGTAAGCATTAGCTACCAAGTAAATTTACGCACTTACCCAACGCTGTTgtgctttcaaaattaagcaGAATCATCAGCACTTGCACACATACAAGTTCTAACGTATTCACTTCAATCAACCCTACGACCTGAACTCTTAGATAAGATAGACGTAAAATTAAGAACCTTGCTAACTTTCTGTCAAATGTTCAAGCATGTCAACAACTAGAATCAGTTCAATTTTCAATACTTAAACGAGTAAACAAGAATAAATAGAAGAATTCAGAAGACCAGTGATAAAAGTTCTAATTTTCACCGTTTATATTCGACAGAGAATTCATTCATACTTACAGAGAAGAGCTTGAGCAAGGGACAGAGAACAGACAAGAAAGAAGTTGATGCACTGCCACTTTTACTTTCACTTGAAGCATCACCTACTTGGCTGGTACCTGCATCAGGGTCTGCAGACTTTGCATGGAGTCTGTTTCTCCCAGAAACCCAGTTCCCATTTCTCGAAGATCTGTGCGAAAGTGAAGAGAAATTGTGAGCTGGGTTTGTGGAAGAGAAGAGTACGGACTGAGAAGAAGCCAGAGATATCAATGACATGCTTTCAGTTTCAAGTGGTGAGGGTGTGAGCTGCTTAGCGATTTTAACTACtcactataaaaaaaatccggtggattgataattttattttgtttttattttggtatatatttgtaattttaggatttgTCAGGGgccaataaattaaagaaaatgagcaGTTGTATTTGcatcctctttaaatttttaattataaaaaattcattttatttttaataattaaaaattaaatttaaattgaaacaattagttaattagaTCCTAATTATTAAGCATCGGTTAAACTAACAAACAAGATATAGTTAAAATCtgatatttcataaaatttattgattataaaatttgtgtttatttatcatttgaaatttattgaagtaaaaattgagaaattttgtaatggattaatttttttt encodes:
- the LOC102623835 gene encoding uncharacterized protein LOC102623835, translating into MSLISLASSQSVLFSSTNPAHNFSSLSHRSSRNGNWVSGRNRLHAKSADPDAGTSQVGDASSESKSGSASTSFLSVLCPLLKLFSGGDPSRERNDTLEVATSSLSTLARLPWGSRSLSEGSDTQEISNSDSPTRLQLFEFEACPFCRRVREAITELDLSVEVFPCPKGSIRHREMVRRLGGKEQFPFLIDPNTGVSMYESGDIVNYLFQQYGKGRSPSTGLLESTLMTGWMPTIFRAGRGMTLWEKARPDPPSKKLELFSYENNPYARIVREALCELELPYILQNVGDGSSRTKLLVDITGSKEVPYLIDPNTSTQIGDYKKILSYLFQSYSASPSPV